Proteins found in one Abyssisolibacter fermentans genomic segment:
- a CDS encoding M20/M25/M40 family metallo-hydrolase, translated as MPLKNTKEEIYSFLMKFCEVKSVTDSDGEKLAPKFIYDQLKKLTYFKKNPQDLFLQKIEEDRLKRSNLCAFVRAKKQTPNTIILMGHLDVVDTDVCGSLRDVAFYPETYTKKIAKTVISKEAREDLESGDWIFGRGVADMKSGLAVQAGLVAELSENTENLDVNILYLAVADEENNACGIHKALELVEDMKEKGFEFLCCIDSEPTITQLNKGDGWIHLGTVGMYTPFTFVLGRETHAGEYFEGLSAALIAFKLGSLIEGSGDFADTFKNVVYPPLTCLKIKDLKPTYSVTVIERIAMYHNVLFIQKTPDEIMTVLKKAASKALKESISEQNQKRVSQGTQTKEKNLEGSIIEFNELLNLAAEQSDQDIQGIIRDYLSTLSPEMELQERGLMLVNHLIDIAKLKGPAIVIGFLPPYCPALYNERKTKMELDIIDTVKEIITEAERTFSVKIHTAEIYEGISDLSEFGFKGNKRDEQVLAENIPAWGMDFIYPFNRSKNLNIPVLNIGPIGKDAHKHTERLYLPYAMEVLPFLLKKAVLGLGKRVSKQE; from the coding sequence ATGCCTCTTAAAAATACAAAAGAGGAGATTTATTCATTTTTAATGAAATTTTGTGAGGTCAAGAGTGTAACGGATTCAGATGGCGAAAAGCTTGCCCCTAAATTTATATACGATCAACTCAAGAAGCTTACATACTTTAAAAAAAATCCACAGGATCTTTTTTTGCAGAAAATTGAAGAAGATAGACTTAAAAGATCCAATCTATGTGCATTTGTAAGAGCAAAAAAACAAACACCAAATACGATTATTTTAATGGGACATCTTGATGTTGTAGATACTGATGTGTGTGGAAGCTTAAGAGATGTAGCTTTTTATCCAGAAACATATACAAAAAAAATTGCAAAAACAGTTATTTCTAAAGAAGCTAGAGAAGATTTAGAATCTGGAGATTGGATTTTCGGTAGAGGCGTTGCGGACATGAAAAGCGGGTTAGCAGTTCAAGCTGGACTTGTCGCAGAGCTATCTGAAAACACAGAGAATCTAGATGTAAATATTCTATATCTAGCTGTAGCGGATGAAGAGAATAATGCATGTGGTATACATAAGGCACTAGAACTTGTTGAAGATATGAAAGAAAAAGGTTTTGAATTTTTATGTTGTATTGACAGTGAGCCTACCATTACACAGTTAAACAAGGGAGATGGGTGGATTCATCTAGGAACAGTTGGAATGTATACACCTTTTACATTTGTATTAGGGAGAGAAACTCATGCTGGTGAGTATTTTGAAGGTTTGAGTGCAGCTTTGATTGCTTTTAAGCTAGGAAGTCTCATAGAAGGTAGTGGAGACTTCGCTGATACTTTTAAAAATGTAGTTTATCCACCTCTTACATGCTTGAAAATCAAAGATTTAAAGCCTACCTATTCAGTGACGGTAATAGAGCGTATTGCTATGTACCATAATGTGCTTTTTATTCAAAAGACACCTGATGAAATAATGACTGTATTAAAAAAAGCAGCAAGTAAGGCATTAAAGGAATCTATATCAGAACAGAATCAAAAAAGAGTAAGTCAAGGTACACAGACTAAAGAAAAGAATCTAGAGGGTAGTATCATTGAATTTAATGAACTCTTAAATCTAGCAGCAGAACAATCAGACCAAGACATTCAAGGAATTATAAGAGACTATTTAAGTACTCTTTCACCAGAAATGGAACTACAGGAAAGAGGTCTAATGCTTGTAAACCATTTGATAGATATAGCAAAACTAAAGGGACCTGCTATTGTTATCGGTTTTTTACCTCCTTATTGTCCAGCATTGTATAATGAACGTAAGACAAAGATGGAATTAGATATAATAGATACAGTTAAAGAAATAATCACAGAAGCAGAAAGAACTTTCTCAGTAAAAATTCATACAGCTGAGATTTATGAAGGAATATCAGATTTAAGTGAATTTGGATTCAAGGGAAATAAAAGGGATGAGCAAGTCCTTGCAGAAAATATACCTGCATGGGGAATGGACTTTATTTACCCTTTCAATCGATCAAAGAACCTTAACATACCAGTATTAAACATAGGACCAATTGGAAAAGATGCCCACAAGCATACAGAAAGATTATATCTGCCTTATGCAATGGAAGTTTTACCTTTCTTGTTAAAAAAAGCTGTATTAGGACTTGGTAAAAGAGTAAGCAAACAGGAATAG
- the aguA gene encoding agmatine deiminase — protein MAKKLNGTPKSDGFRMPGEFEPHKGCWLVWPERTDNWRLGAKPAQAAFVEVAEAIAKYEEVTMCVSQRQYETAREMLSSNIRVVEMSNDDSWMRDIGPTFVVNDEGEVRGVDWRFNAWGGLVDGLYFPWDKDDQVARKVCEIENIDYYSLEDFILEGGSIHTDGDGTAIVTEECLLHESRNSKMTKEEIGNTLKDYLGVEKVLWLPNGIYLDETNQHVDNIVHYCAPGVLVLAWTDDENDPQYPLSKAAYDYLSNETDAKGRKLEIHKIHIPNEVLITKEESEGVDVVDGTLPRNEGDRQAASYANFYIANGAVILPLFNDDEYDKKAIATLKNVFPEREIVGIYAREIILGGGNIHCITQQQPLGKKLK, from the coding sequence ATGGCTAAAAAATTAAATGGAACGCCTAAAAGTGATGGATTTAGAATGCCGGGAGAATTTGAACCCCATAAAGGTTGCTGGTTGGTATGGCCTGAAAGGACAGATAATTGGAGACTAGGAGCAAAGCCAGCTCAAGCAGCTTTTGTTGAAGTAGCTGAAGCAATAGCAAAATATGAAGAGGTTACAATGTGTGTATCTCAAAGACAATATGAAACAGCAAGAGAAATGTTAAGCAGTAATATTCGTGTGGTAGAAATGTCAAACGATGATTCTTGGATGAGAGATATAGGACCTACATTTGTTGTAAATGATGAAGGTGAAGTTAGAGGTGTTGATTGGCGTTTTAATGCATGGGGAGGTTTAGTAGACGGATTGTATTTCCCATGGGATAAAGACGATCAAGTTGCAAGAAAAGTATGTGAGATTGAAAATATAGATTATTATTCCCTAGAAGATTTTATTCTTGAAGGAGGATCAATACATACAGATGGTGATGGAACTGCTATTGTAACTGAAGAGTGTTTATTGCATGAAAGCAGAAATTCTAAAATGACAAAAGAGGAAATTGGAAATACGTTAAAGGATTATTTAGGAGTAGAAAAAGTTTTATGGCTTCCAAATGGTATTTATCTTGACGAAACCAATCAACATGTTGACAATATAGTACATTATTGTGCTCCAGGGGTATTAGTTCTTGCTTGGACAGATGATGAAAATGATCCACAGTACCCTCTTTCAAAAGCGGCTTATGATTATTTATCAAATGAGACTGATGCGAAGGGAAGAAAACTTGAAATTCATAAAATACATATTCCAAATGAGGTATTAATTACTAAGGAAGAAAGTGAGGGAGTTGATGTTGTAGATGGTACTCTTCCTAGAAACGAAGGAGATAGACAGGCAGCTTCTTATGCTAATTTCTATATTGCAAATGGAGCAGTAATTTTACCTTTATTTAATGATGATGAATACGATAAAAAAGCAATAGCAACTTTAAAAAATGTTTTTCCTGAGAGAGAAATTGTTGGGATATATGCTAGAGAAATAATTCTAGGTGGTGGAAATATACATTGTATTACTCAGCAACAACCGTTAGGTAAAAAATTGAAATAA
- a CDS encoding Lrp/AsnC family transcriptional regulator, giving the protein MTKKIKSFDKIDFKIINELYKDVRISASKIARTIGVNERTVRRRIDKLIESKAIRIATIIEPSMFGYNSIADINLKVEDSVFDKFVESCKKNPNVCYIAFGWGKANLAIETRFLDNEEMYNFINHTLPETEGVEVINFFIIPKIIYNIDQWLPVESDFKD; this is encoded by the coding sequence ATGACTAAAAAAATAAAGTCCTTTGACAAGATAGATTTTAAAATCATAAATGAATTATATAAGGATGTTAGGATTTCTGCTTCTAAAATAGCTAGAACTATTGGTGTTAACGAGAGAACTGTAAGGAGAAGAATTGATAAATTAATAGAGTCAAAGGCTATTCGAATCGCAACAATTATAGAACCTAGCATGTTTGGTTATAACTCTATCGCAGATATTAATCTTAAAGTAGAGGATTCGGTTTTCGATAAATTTGTTGAGTCTTGCAAAAAAAATCCCAATGTATGCTACATTGCTTTTGGGTGGGGAAAAGCAAATTTAGCCATAGAAACAAGATTTTTAGATAATGAAGAGATGTATAATTTTATAAATCATACTCTTCCTGAAACAGAAGGAGTTGAAGTAATTAATTTCTTTATAATTCCAAAAATAATATATAATATTGATCAATGGCTACCTGTAGAAAGTGATTTTAAAGATTAG
- a CDS encoding YbaB/EbfC family nucleoid-associated protein — translation MAKGGFRGTPNMGNMMKQVQQMQKKMTKMQAELEEREVEASAGGGAVAVKANGKKEILEIKIDKDVVDPDDVEMLEDLVLAAVNEALRAADEMVSKEMGKVTGGMNIPGLF, via the coding sequence ATGGCTAAAGGTGGATTTAGAGGAACGCCAAATATGGGTAATATGATGAAGCAAGTACAACAGATGCAGAAAAAGATGACTAAAATGCAGGCAGAACTTGAAGAAAGAGAAGTAGAAGCTAGTGCTGGTGGTGGAGCAGTAGCAGTAAAAGCCAATGGAAAAAAAGAAATATTAGAAATCAAAATTGACAAAGACGTTGTTGATCCAGATGATGTAGAAATGTTAGAGGATTTAGTATTAGCAGCAGTAAATGAAGCGTTAAGAGCAGCTGATGAAATGGTAAGTAAAGAAATGGGTAAAGTAACAGGAGGAATGAATATACCAGGATTATTTTAA
- the recR gene encoding recombination mediator RecR produces the protein MDYYAEPIAMLIEELSKLPGIGKKTAQRLAYHILNVSNMEAMSLANAIVNAKRNIKYCSICNNLTQKDPCNICSDAKRDKSTICVVEGPKDVVAMEKTREYRGLYHVLHGSISPMDGIGPEEIKIKELLVRLQDDTVKELILATNPTIEGEATAMYISRLLKPTGIKMTRIAYGIPVGGDLEYADEVTLSKALHGRREI, from the coding sequence ATGGATTATTATGCTGAGCCTATAGCTATGTTGATAGAAGAACTTTCTAAGCTTCCTGGTATAGGAAAAAAAACAGCTCAAAGATTAGCATATCATATTTTAAATGTAAGCAACATGGAAGCAATGAGTTTAGCTAATGCAATAGTAAATGCAAAAAGAAACATAAAATATTGTAGCATATGCAATAATCTAACTCAAAAAGATCCGTGTAATATATGTTCAGATGCTAAGAGAGACAAATCAACTATATGTGTTGTAGAGGGACCAAAAGATGTAGTAGCGATGGAAAAAACCAGAGAATATAGAGGTCTTTATCATGTATTACATGGGAGTATATCTCCTATGGATGGAATAGGTCCTGAAGAGATTAAAATTAAAGAGTTACTAGTAAGGCTTCAAGATGATACAGTCAAAGAATTAATATTAGCTACAAACCCTACGATAGAAGGAGAAGCTACAGCTATGTATATTTCTAGACTGCTTAAACCAACAGGAATAAAAATGACAAGAATTGCTTATGGCATACCAGTTGGAGGAGATTTAGAGTACGCTGATGAAGTAACCTTATCTAAAGCATTGCACGGTAGAAGAGAAATATAA
- the speE gene encoding polyamine aminopropyltransferase produces MELWYTQPQTENIRFSIKVKEQLFTGRSPYQQIDIFDSDEMGRFLIIDGIVMLTSKDEFIYHDMIVHVPMATNPDVKKVLVIGGGDGGTVRELTRYKGIEKIDMVEIDRMVVEACQKYLPLTASKLKDERVQLYFEDGIEFVRRSKEKYDLIIVDSTDPIGPGEGLFTMEFYTCCSNLLSEDGILVNQCESPFYEKNAKEMRKAVKKIKFLFPISKVYQYNMPTYPSGHWLFGFASKKYDPIKDFKPEIWKALGLETKYYNTGIHVGSFILPTYVKKMVENPE; encoded by the coding sequence ATGGAGCTTTGGTATACACAACCTCAGACAGAAAACATTAGATTTTCAATTAAGGTAAAAGAACAATTATTTACTGGGAGAAGTCCTTATCAGCAAATAGATATATTTGATAGTGATGAAATGGGAAGATTCTTAATTATTGACGGAATTGTCATGCTAACATCAAAGGATGAATTTATTTATCATGATATGATCGTTCATGTTCCTATGGCAACAAATCCAGATGTAAAGAAAGTACTTGTCATTGGTGGTGGTGATGGAGGTACAGTTAGAGAGCTGACCAGATATAAAGGAATAGAAAAAATTGATATGGTAGAGATTGACCGTATGGTTGTAGAGGCATGTCAAAAATACCTTCCTCTTACAGCTAGCAAGCTAAAGGATGAAAGAGTACAACTTTATTTCGAAGATGGGATAGAATTTGTTAGAAGATCAAAAGAAAAATATGATTTAATAATCGTAGATTCTACAGACCCAATAGGACCGGGAGAAGGATTATTTACCATGGAATTCTATACATGCTGTTCTAATTTGTTAAGTGAAGATGGTATATTGGTTAATCAATGTGAAAGTCCATTTTATGAGAAAAATGCCAAAGAAATGAGAAAAGCTGTAAAGAAAATCAAATTCTTATTTCCTATAAGTAAGGTCTATCAATATAATATGCCAACTTATCCATCTGGTCACTGGCTTTTCGGTTTTGCATCTAAAAAATATGATCCAATAAAGGATTTTAAACCAGAAATATGGAAAGCTCTTGGATTGGAAACAAAATATTATAATACAGGTATTCATGTTGGTTCATTTATACTTCCAACCTATGTAAAAAAAATGGTTGAGAATCCAGAGTAA
- a CDS encoding sodium:solute symporter family protein, with protein sequence MVGKIASKKVSNSDDYLVAGRGAPLLLIVGTVFATFWGGGTVIGATGAAYNDGIFGVIEDPFAAGLALILIGVFFVKILRKLRIRSIGELYSYRFGSITGYFAAAVMIPTYVIWTSVQFLAIGKILNVLFGINFTLSYIMAVIVVVTFTYMGGLVAVVWTDFIQMIIILIGLVTILIVGVNTVGGIGTIVENTPKGYWNFLPTGKGIMPWITYLAMWVGMGLGNIPSPDIAQRAFMAKDEKTAKRGMVIAGGLYWTIGFIPVILALIGITLVNKGVLDASLFAQDSELLIPFLAKQLLGPVGLGVFVASLISAILSSASTSLFATAVLCSNDIYKTIVIDKLKNNNVKKEDQMLKITRFFVVLIGALAGIGGLASTDIYDLTIFAFTLQFGVLFFPFVMALKSKWVNTYGIIAGMLGGLLVNVVGCISQLSIIPEPWEFYTLVPALVNFILIVIVSYITKNKNKARPLEDIYFDK encoded by the coding sequence ATGGTGGGGAAAATTGCTAGTAAAAAAGTATCAAACTCAGATGATTATTTAGTCGCAGGAAGAGGTGCACCTCTTTTGCTCATAGTGGGTACTGTTTTTGCAACCTTTTGGGGAGGCGGTACAGTCATTGGAGCTACTGGAGCAGCTTATAATGATGGAATTTTTGGTGTTATAGAAGATCCTTTTGCTGCAGGGTTGGCGTTGATTCTTATTGGAGTTTTCTTTGTAAAAATTTTAAGGAAACTAAGAATTAGGTCAATTGGGGAGCTATATAGTTATCGTTTTGGCTCTATTACAGGATATTTTGCAGCTGCAGTAATGATTCCAACTTATGTTATATGGACATCAGTACAATTTCTAGCTATAGGTAAAATTCTTAACGTACTCTTTGGTATAAATTTTACTTTGAGTTATATTATGGCAGTTATTGTTGTCGTTACATTTACTTACATGGGTGGACTTGTGGCAGTTGTTTGGACCGACTTTATACAAATGATTATTATTTTAATAGGGCTTGTAACAATTTTGATTGTAGGAGTTAACACAGTAGGTGGAATTGGAACTATAGTGGAAAATACACCAAAAGGATATTGGAATTTTTTGCCTACGGGAAAAGGAATTATGCCTTGGATTACTTACCTTGCCATGTGGGTAGGAATGGGGCTAGGCAATATTCCAAGTCCTGATATCGCTCAAAGGGCTTTTATGGCTAAAGATGAAAAGACAGCTAAAAGGGGAATGGTTATAGCAGGTGGGTTATATTGGACCATTGGGTTCATACCAGTTATACTTGCACTAATTGGAATTACATTAGTTAATAAAGGAGTTTTAGATGCGAGTTTATTTGCACAAGATAGCGAACTATTAATTCCTTTTTTAGCAAAACAACTTTTGGGGCCAGTAGGATTAGGAGTATTTGTTGCATCTTTAATATCTGCTATATTATCTAGTGCTAGTACATCCCTTTTTGCAACAGCAGTTCTTTGTTCCAATGATATTTACAAAACTATAGTAATAGATAAACTTAAAAATAATAATGTAAAAAAAGAAGATCAGATGTTAAAAATAACAAGGTTTTTTGTAGTTTTAATAGGCGCGTTAGCTGGAATTGGCGGGCTAGCAAGTACAGATATTTATGATTTAACCATATTTGCATTTACCTTACAATTTGGAGTTCTTTTCTTTCCATTTGTTATGGCATTGAAATCTAAATGGGTAAACACATATGGTATTATTGCTGGAATGCTTGGGGGTCTTTTGGTAAATGTAGTTGGATGTATATCTCAGCTTTCTATAATACCTGAGCCATGGGAGTTTTACACCCTTGTACCAGCTCTAGTTAATTTTATTCTTATAGTTATAGTGTCATATATAACTAAAAATAAAAATAAAGCGAGACCATTAGAGGATATATACTTTGATAAATAG
- a CDS encoding AraC family transcriptional regulator: MDITIENMPPYRIAYIRQIGPYGINNVKTMKELKKWAKINHLFNDESIILGIAQDNPETTKPKNCRYDTCIVVSNDYSVTDGYIKEGNIVGGKYAVFKINHTAEAVQKAWIDIFPELSRQGYQFDETRPIIERYIVQMVNKHNCEICVPVY, translated from the coding sequence ATGGATATTACGATTGAAAATATGCCACCATATCGGATTGCTTATATAAGGCAAATTGGTCCTTATGGAATTAATAATGTTAAAACAATGAAAGAATTAAAAAAATGGGCAAAAATTAACCATTTATTTAATGACGAATCCATAATCCTTGGAATTGCTCAGGATAATCCTGAGACTACTAAACCTAAAAACTGTCGTTATGATACCTGCATTGTTGTTTCAAATGACTATTCGGTAACTGACGGCTATATAAAAGAAGGTAATATTGTTGGAGGGAAATATGCTGTTTTTAAAATAAATCATACAGCAGAAGCAGTTCAAAAAGCGTGGATTGATATTTTCCCAGAATTATCAAGGCAAGGATATCAATTTGATGAAACAAGACCAATCATCGAAAGGTATATAGTCCAAATGGTTAATAAGCATAATTGTGAAATTTGTGTACCTGTATATTAA
- the argF gene encoding ornithine carbamoyltransferase: protein MKLPSSSATDLNKKNMKHMITMNDFSRKEIDDMLELMTLLKEARKDNAIPQLFKNKSVAMIFEAGSTRTRVSFETAATLLGGHGLFLSPRDIHLGAKESIDDTARVLSRMCDIIMARTNSGEITEALTKMSTVPVINGLDCVYHPTQMLADIFTIQEHMPEGKELSDLTVAFMGDATDVCRSLLLTCTKYGMNFKQIGPKKYHMQEEWLRLADKNCAETGASYEITDDLSKVSECNVIYGDSFYWTTQLDEKEERLAAFMPDYVITKELLDKAAPGAILLHCLPANDKEEITREALDGDRSVAFDEAENRLTAQMAILVYFTHKFDIKPSEETIKYHEDRINSLLEKL from the coding sequence ATGAAATTACCATCATCAAGTGCAACAGACTTAAATAAAAAAAATATGAAACATATGATTACTATGAATGATTTTTCAAGAAAAGAAATTGACGACATGTTAGAGTTAATGACTTTATTAAAGGAAGCAAGAAAAGATAATGCAATTCCACAATTATTTAAAAACAAATCAGTAGCAATGATTTTTGAAGCAGGTTCAACTCGTACAAGAGTATCTTTCGAAACAGCTGCAACATTGTTAGGAGGGCATGGATTATTTTTATCACCAAGGGATATTCACTTAGGAGCAAAGGAATCAATTGATGATACTGCCCGTGTATTATCAAGAATGTGTGATATTATAATGGCTCGTACTAATAGTGGTGAAATAACAGAGGCATTGACTAAAATGTCTACAGTACCAGTAATAAATGGACTAGATTGTGTATATCATCCAACCCAAATGTTAGCTGATATTTTTACAATTCAGGAACATATGCCAGAGGGAAAAGAATTATCTGATTTAACAGTAGCATTTATGGGAGATGCAACAGATGTATGTCGTTCATTGTTATTGACATGTACTAAATATGGAATGAATTTCAAACAAATTGGACCTAAAAAATATCATATGCAAGAGGAATGGTTAAGACTTGCTGATAAAAATTGTGCTGAAACTGGTGCTTCATATGAAATTACAGATGATCTTTCAAAGGTTTCAGAATGTAATGTAATCTATGGAGATAGCTTTTATTGGACTACTCAGTTAGATGAAAAAGAAGAAAGATTAGCTGCATTCATGCCTGATTATGTAATTACGAAGGAACTATTGGATAAAGCAGCTCCTGGTGCAATATTGTTACATTGTTTGCCAGCGAATGACAAAGAAGAAATTACTCGTGAAGCATTAGATGGAGATCGTAGTGTGGCTTTTGACGAAGCTGAAAACAGATTAACTGCACAAATGGCAATTTTAGTTTATTTTACTCATAAATTTGATATAAAACCTAGTGAAGAAACAATTAAGTATCATGAAGATAGAATTAATTCTTTATTAGAAAAATTATAA
- the dnaX gene encoding DNA polymerase III subunit gamma/tau has translation MSYKALYRQFRPKDFNGILGQSHIVTILKNQIIKDNTAHAYLFSGTRGTGKTSTAKIFSRAVNCPDSVDGNPCNKCKTCLSLLNGTNLDVVEMDAASNNSVDDIRDLKEKVKYPPSNGKYKVYIIDEVHMLSKGAFNALLKTLEEPPEYLIFILATTEPQKLPATILSRCQRYDFKRINTNDIVKNMNDICQKLNCDVEQKALNLIARNCDGAMRDALSILDQCISLTGEKLTYDYVLSIMGAVNNDAVFEISDSIISQDLYSTLKNINNIINDGKDIGQFIKDLIMHFRNILICKAVDNPSDIIDLSIDNQQRIKQQCSNISVGSIERIINLLSEAEVRIKKTTQPRVILEVTIIKILNPEADNSFEGIISRIDKIEKTMASGEFKTTPTTITSNEKNVIQKPINEPEVEKVAVDSSKETIEKEQLDGNNKILDLDINNVKEDWKNIIKKMKKEKIKIFTLLSNGELVDVYNSTVVISFNKENEFFKNALNTEDNKKYVEEFLSKNLNSDITVKYIIEGQTYTKQKETANNKSLINKTKQLFGEEIVEIK, from the coding sequence ATGAGTTATAAAGCACTGTACAGGCAATTTAGGCCTAAAGATTTTAATGGAATATTAGGACAAAGCCATATAGTAACAATTTTAAAGAATCAAATAATAAAAGACAATACTGCTCATGCATATTTGTTTTCAGGGACAAGGGGTACAGGGAAGACATCTACAGCCAAGATTTTTTCAAGAGCAGTGAATTGTCCAGATAGTGTAGATGGCAATCCATGTAATAAATGCAAAACTTGTCTAAGCTTACTCAATGGTACAAATCTTGATGTGGTTGAAATGGATGCAGCATCAAATAATAGCGTTGATGATATAAGAGATTTAAAAGAAAAAGTTAAATACCCTCCTTCAAATGGGAAATATAAGGTATATATAATAGACGAGGTTCATATGCTTTCAAAGGGTGCATTTAATGCATTGTTGAAAACGTTAGAAGAACCACCTGAATATTTAATATTTATATTAGCTACAACCGAGCCGCAAAAACTACCAGCAACAATATTGTCTAGATGTCAAAGATATGATTTTAAAAGAATTAATACAAATGACATAGTAAAAAACATGAATGATATATGCCAAAAGTTAAATTGTGATGTTGAGCAAAAAGCACTAAACTTAATAGCAAGAAATTGCGACGGTGCTATGAGAGATGCACTTAGCATATTAGATCAATGCATATCATTAACAGGAGAAAAGCTTACATATGATTATGTATTATCTATTATGGGAGCTGTGAACAATGATGCAGTTTTTGAAATAAGTGATAGTATTATTAGTCAAGATTTGTATAGTACATTAAAAAATATAAATAATATAATAAATGATGGTAAGGATATTGGACAGTTTATCAAAGATTTGATAATGCATTTTAGAAATATATTGATTTGTAAAGCAGTTGATAATCCAAGTGATATAATTGATTTATCTATAGATAATCAACAACGGATTAAACAACAATGCAGTAATATAAGTGTAGGTTCAATTGAAAGGATAATAAATTTATTATCAGAAGCAGAAGTTCGAATCAAAAAAACTACACAACCAAGAGTAATTTTAGAGGTAACTATAATAAAAATTTTAAATCCAGAAGCTGACAATTCATTTGAGGGTATAATCAGTAGAATAGATAAGATTGAAAAAACTATGGCAAGTGGGGAGTTTAAGACTACTCCAACTACTATTACTTCCAATGAAAAAAATGTTATACAAAAACCTATTAACGAACCAGAAGTTGAAAAGGTGGCAGTAGATAGTTCAAAAGAAACAATTGAAAAAGAACAGCTTGATGGAAACAATAAGATTTTAGATTTAGACATAAATAATGTTAAAGAAGACTGGAAAAATATAATAAAAAAAATGAAAAAGGAAAAAATAAAAATATTTACACTTCTTAGCAATGGAGAGCTAGTAGATGTGTATAATAGCACAGTAGTAATATCGTTTAATAAAGAGAATGAATTTTTTAAAAATGCATTAAATACGGAAGACAATAAAAAATATGTAGAAGAGTTTTTAAGTAAAAATCTAAATTCTGATATTACAGTTAAATATATAATAGAAGGTCAAACGTATACGAAACAAAAAGAAACAGCAAATAATAAATCTCTAATAAATAAAACCAAACAATTATTTGGTGAAGAAATAGTTGAGATAAAATAA